In the Bacillus shivajii genome, one interval contains:
- a CDS encoding cation diffusion facilitator family transporter: MKKNHTNDDKFLLLSVIGAVIFSIIGLIWGIIANSQMILFDGIYSVFSVILSFMTFSAAKYIRKKDQKKFPYGKVMIEPFVILIKYVMIALIVMVAGALAVMDIVNGGRIVALNSAIIYSIFSTLSCFLFVFYIKIKNKKQMNGFVKAEMNQWLMDGYLSLGVFIGFLTAVFLTDTQYSFIVPYIDPFMVLIASILFLKVPLFHIIQSIREMIGMAPPTEVLREVQMIVKNSERKYKIKDSIIKVTKAGSGMYIDIDFIVNEQSKACHVKSQDVIREDLMNDLRRIHRDPMLVVSFTTNRKWAL; encoded by the coding sequence ATGAAAAAAAACCATACAAACGATGATAAATTCCTTCTTCTATCTGTAATAGGAGCGGTGATCTTTTCAATCATTGGCTTAATATGGGGAATAATCGCTAATTCACAAATGATCTTATTTGATGGGATTTATTCAGTCTTTAGTGTCATACTTTCTTTTATGACATTTTCAGCCGCGAAATATATACGGAAAAAAGACCAAAAGAAATTTCCGTATGGTAAGGTGATGATTGAGCCTTTTGTCATCTTAATTAAATATGTCATGATTGCGTTAATTGTTATGGTAGCAGGGGCTCTTGCGGTAATGGATATCGTAAATGGCGGTCGAATAGTTGCATTAAATTCCGCGATTATTTATTCAATATTCTCAACATTAAGTTGTTTTCTATTTGTTTTCTATATTAAAATAAAGAATAAAAAACAAATGAACGGTTTTGTAAAGGCAGAGATGAATCAATGGTTAATGGATGGATATTTAAGTCTAGGTGTGTTTATTGGTTTTTTGACAGCCGTATTTCTTACTGATACTCAGTATTCATTTATCGTGCCGTATATTGATCCATTTATGGTGCTTATCGCATCTATTCTGTTTCTAAAGGTGCCACTCTTTCATATCATTCAAAGTATCAGAGAAATGATCGGTATGGCGCCACCTACAGAGGTTTTACGAGAAGTACAGATGATTGTAAAAAATAGTGAAAGAAAATACAAAATCAAAGATTCTATCATTAAAGTAACGAAAGCTGGAAGTGGTATGTATATTGATATTGATTTTATCGTAAACGAGCAGTCAAAAGCATGCCATGTCAAAAGTCAAGATGTAATTCGAGAAGATCTGATGAATGATTTGAGAAGAATTCATAGAGACCCGATGTTAGTAGTTAGTTTTACAACAAATCGAAAGTGGGCGCTATAA
- a CDS encoding GTP-binding protein, with the protein MNKKIPVTVLSGYLGAGKTTLLNHILQNREGLKVAVIVNDMSEINIDADLIDQGGFKRTEEKLVEMSNGCICCTLREDLLVEVERLAKKGDIDYIVIESTGISEPVPVAQTFSYIDEELGIDLTEFCRLDTMVTVVDGNRFWHDFSSGETLLDRKQAAGDDDIREISDLLIDQVEFCDVLILNKCDMLEEKEIEKLERVLRKLQPDAKLIKTSGGEVNPSDILNTNLFDFEKASMSAGWLKELEAEEHTPETEEYGITSFVYRRERPFHSERFREWGDDFPEEVIRAKGIVWCATRNDLALLLSQAGPSISLEPVSYWVGSMSAEKQEEFLNENPDMVKEWDETHGDRKTELVFIGEGLNKEKIIEQLDKCLLTDDEYESDWGLMKDPFPWEVEKVPAE; encoded by the coding sequence ATGAATAAAAAGATCCCAGTTACTGTGCTAAGTGGATACTTAGGGGCAGGAAAAACAACATTACTTAATCATATCCTTCAAAACCGTGAAGGACTAAAAGTAGCTGTTATTGTAAACGACATGAGTGAAATAAACATTGATGCTGATTTAATCGATCAAGGTGGATTTAAACGAACAGAAGAAAAGCTCGTTGAAATGTCAAATGGCTGTATATGCTGTACATTGCGAGAAGATTTACTCGTTGAAGTAGAACGTTTAGCAAAAAAAGGAGACATTGATTATATCGTTATTGAATCGACAGGTATATCAGAACCAGTTCCTGTTGCTCAGACATTCTCCTATATTGATGAAGAGTTAGGGATTGATTTAACTGAATTTTGCCGACTTGACACGATGGTTACAGTCGTTGATGGTAATCGCTTTTGGCACGATTTTTCTTCTGGAGAAACATTATTAGACAGAAAGCAAGCTGCTGGTGATGATGACATTCGAGAAATCTCTGATTTATTAATTGATCAAGTGGAGTTTTGTGATGTTTTGATTTTAAATAAATGCGACATGCTTGAAGAAAAAGAGATCGAAAAGCTGGAGCGTGTATTAAGAAAGTTACAACCAGATGCTAAGCTAATCAAAACATCGGGTGGTGAAGTCAACCCATCAGACATTTTAAATACGAATTTGTTTGATTTTGAAAAAGCGAGTATGTCTGCTGGTTGGTTAAAAGAACTTGAGGCAGAAGAACATACACCGGAAACGGAAGAGTACGGCATCACCTCATTTGTTTATCGTAGGGAGCGACCTTTTCATTCCGAGCGATTTCGAGAATGGGGAGATGACTTTCCAGAAGAGGTAATCCGAGCAAAAGGGATCGTATGGTGTGCAACACGTAATGATTTAGCTCTATTATTATCACAAGCTGGACCATCAATTTCTCTAGAACCCGTTTCTTATTGGGTTGGCTCAATGTCCGCTGAAAAACAGGAAGAGTTTTTAAATGAAAATCCGGATATGGTTAAAGAATGGGATGAAACCCATGGCGATCGTAAAACAGAGCTAGTATTTATAGGTGAAGGTTTAAATAAGGAAAAGATTATCGAACAGCTAGACAAATGTCTATTAACAGACGATGAATATGAATCTGATTGGGGCTTAATGAAGGATCCATTCCCTTGGGAAGTTGAAAAAGTACCAGCGGAATAA
- a CDS encoding gamma-glutamylcyclotransferase, with amino-acid sequence MGERQYVFVYGTLRKHCRNHNCLQGAKLVSEQTRVQGQLVDTGAGYPALLLDTDGMVYGELYEIDHSILQTLDVLEGYDELRDGNLYERCKQTVFTDMGEYEAIVYYMNEKNHHSFTEIECGDWKRYLFEKNEPAYFEYFAFGSCMDTERFETGGVAHLFEEVTGVGKLDGYELSYSIERPDGSRADINEEEDYVEGIVYHLPFEALEYLYRREGVYAGLYRPIFVDLQVGEKQLKDVLSFTVVDKQEDTRPPDHYALEILRGAQGRVSDEYFEKMKKQMSDLGVDVDQLLKQI; translated from the coding sequence ATGGGGGAGAGGCAATACGTTTTCGTTTATGGGACACTTCGAAAACATTGCAGGAATCATAATTGCTTGCAAGGTGCAAAGCTTGTTTCAGAACAAACAAGGGTCCAAGGGCAGTTAGTAGACACAGGGGCAGGATATCCTGCTTTACTATTAGATACAGACGGGATGGTATATGGTGAGCTTTACGAGATCGATCATTCGATTCTTCAGACGTTAGATGTTCTTGAAGGTTATGATGAATTGCGAGATGGAAATTTATATGAACGGTGTAAACAAACCGTTTTTACTGATATGGGAGAATACGAGGCCATTGTTTATTATATGAATGAAAAGAACCATCATTCGTTTACTGAGATTGAATGCGGCGACTGGAAACGTTATTTGTTTGAAAAAAATGAACCAGCATACTTTGAATATTTTGCTTTCGGTTCTTGTATGGATACGGAACGTTTTGAAACTGGTGGGGTGGCGCATTTATTTGAAGAGGTCACTGGTGTAGGGAAGCTTGATGGGTATGAACTTTCTTACAGTATTGAACGTCCGGATGGAAGTCGTGCTGATATAAATGAGGAGGAAGATTATGTAGAAGGCATTGTCTACCACCTTCCATTCGAAGCTTTGGAGTATTTGTATCGTAGAGAAGGAGTTTATGCAGGACTGTACCGACCTATCTTCGTCGATCTCCAAGTCGGTGAAAAGCAATTAAAAGATGTATTATCGTTTACGGTTGTAGATAAACAAGAAGATACGAGGCCGCCAGATCACTATGCACTAGAAATTTTAAGAGGAGCACAAGGCCGAGTTTCCGATGAATACTTTGAAAAAATGAAAAAACAAATGTCAGATCTCGGTGTAGACGTTGATCAATTATTAAAGCAAATATAA